A genomic stretch from Arachis stenosperma cultivar V10309 chromosome 3, arast.V10309.gnm1.PFL2, whole genome shotgun sequence includes:
- the LOC130966030 gene encoding uncharacterized protein LOC130966030 gives MARNFDDMFNKALYGKRRRQDNTLIDNWIDEYLLEDSEEEDIDRSPIPITRRWINRDREAGHDRFFQDYFADEPVYNADIFRQRFRMRRDVFLRIVDALSNVYPYFQQRVDAIGRRGLSPLQKCTTAIRMLAYGVAADVVDDYVRIGESTTIECLEKFVEGVISMFQDEYLRKPNPNDVQCLQQMVEGCGFPGMLGSIDCMHWQWKNCPKAWKGIYMSGYRGVATIVLEVVASSDLWIWHAFFGVSGSNNDINVLDRSPVFDDILNDRAPEVNYTINGNNYTMGYYLADGIYPEWVTFVKSISKSQGEKRKLFAHTKKGKEKMWNEHSECCKHALQLYVVQLIFGKRKSLPT, from the coding sequence ATGGCTAGAAATTTTGATGATATGTTCAATAAGGCTTTGTATGGCAAAAGAAGACGGCAAGATAACACACTCATAGATAATTGGATCGATGAGTATTTACTCGAAGattcagaagaagaagatatcgATAGAAGCCCTATCCCAATTACTCGTAGATGGATCAACAGAGATCGAGAAGCAGGACATGATCGCTTTTTCCAAGATTACTTTGCAGATGAACCGGTGTATAATGCTGACATTTTCCGACAAAGATTTCGAATGAGAAGAGATGTGTTCCTTCGGATAGTAGATGCTCTCTCAAACGTCTATCCGTATTTCCAACAGAGGGTTGAtgcaattggaagaagaggctTGTCACCACTTCAGAAATGTACCACTGCGATACGGATGTTAGCATATGGCGTAGCAGCTGATGTTGTTGATGATTATGTGCGCATAGGTGAGAGCACTACAATTGAATGCTTGGAAAAATTTGTTGAAGGTGTCATTTCCATGTTCCAGGATGAATACTTGCGAAAACCCAATCCAAATGACGTACAATGCCTGCAACAAATGGTGGAGGGTTGTGGCTTCCCTGGCATGTTGGGTAGCATTGACTGCATGCATTGGCAATGGAAAAATTGTCCAAAGGCGTGGAAAGGTATATACATGAGTGGTTATCGTGGGGTTGCAACCATAGTACTTGAGGTTGTAGCATCTTCAGACCTTTGGATATGGCATGCGTTCTTTGGAGTTTCTGGTTCAAATAATGATATCAACGTGTTAGATCGTTCTCCAGTATTTGATGATATTCTAAATGACCGTGCTCCAGAGGTAAATTATACTATTAATGGTAATAATTATACAATGGGATACTATTTAGCAGATGGTATTTATCCTGAATGGGTCACATTTGTCAAATCAATCTCAAAGTCACAAGGTGAGAAACGCAAGTTATTTGCACATACCAAGAAGGGCAAAGAAAAGATGTGGAACGAGCATTCGGAGTGTTGCAAGCACGCTTTGCAATTATACGTGGTCCAGCTCATTTTTGGGAAAAGAAAAAGCTTGCCAACATAA